One Rosa chinensis cultivar Old Blush chromosome 3, RchiOBHm-V2, whole genome shotgun sequence DNA window includes the following coding sequences:
- the LOC112194682 gene encoding uncharacterized protein LOC112194682, with product MVMMRNVVTPWQTCPLFSLLPLNARNTPLILRSAPHSGRLSMAASSQSTTFQNQNQNQNQNQNVPAGAGADDNMFQLIQSHQEKASRLPPIQEIRTLLDSSVRGVLSVKYNEIERMNSQISYYTHSVVHRNWCLDVWSFYFWR from the exons ATGGTGATGATGAGGAATGTGGTGACGCCGTGGCAGACCTGCCCGCTATTCTCCTTGTTACCCTTAAATGCCCGTAATACCCCTCTCATCCTACGCTCAGCTCCCCACTCTGGTCGTTTATCCATGGCTGCTTCCTCTCAGTCAACTACTTTTCAG aatcagaatcagaatcagaatcagaatcagaatGTTCCCGCCGGCGCCGGAGCTGATGACAATATGTTTCAGTTGATTCAGTCTCATCAGGAAAAGGCTTCTCGTCTTCCCCCGATTCAGGAAATCCGAACTCTGCTCGATAGTAGTGTTCGTGGAGTGCTCTCAGTCAAATATAAtgagattgagagaatgaattctCAGATatcttattacacccattctgtggt CCATAGAAACTGGTGCTTGGATGTTTGGAGCTTCTACTTCTGGCGGTGA